ccccacccaatgctttcagtgtggttttcaacaatccattgtacctctctacttttcctgcagctggtgcatggtagggaatatggtacacccactcaataccatgttccctagcccaagtgttgataaggctgttcttgaaatgagttCCATTGTcggactcaatcctctcaggggtaccatgcctccaaagaatttgcttttcaaggcctaggatggtgttacgggccgtagcatgaggcacaggataggtttccaaccatcccgtggtggcttctaccattGTGAGCACATAACGCTTGCCgtggcgtgtctggggcagtgtgatgtagtcaatctgccaggcctccccatacttgtacttggaccaccgccCACCATACCACAGGGGCTTtacccgcttggcctgtttgatggtaGCACATGTCTCACAGTCGTGGATTACCTGAGatatactgtccatggttagatccacccctcgatctcgtgcccacttaaaagtggcatctctaccctgatggcctgaggcatcatgggcccatcgtgCCAAGAACAATTCCCCTTTGTGTTGCCaatccaagtctatctttgatacccctatctttgcagcccgATCTACTTGCTGGTTGTTTTGGTGTTCCTCATTGGCTctgctcttggggacatgggcatctacatgacGAACTTTCACCGGTAGCTTCTCTACCCTGGTGGCAATGTTTTTCCACTcatcagcagcccaaattggttttcctctacgctGCCAGTTAGCTttcttccacctctccagccacccccacagagcattggctaccatccatgaatcagtgtagaggtagagttttggccacttctccctttcagcaatgtccagggccagttgaaccgctttgagttcagcaaattGACTCGATCCACCTTCCCCTTCAGTAGCTTCCGCAACTCGTCGTGTGGGActccatacggctgctttccacttccgttTCATTCCTACAATGCGGCAAGAgccatcagtgaaaagagcatagtgtgtttcttctgctggcagttggTTATATGGTGGCGCTTCTTCAGCATGTgccacttcctcctcttcatctgcaagactaaagttttcaccttcaggccagtttgtaattatctccaaaatcccagggcgattcaatTTTCCAATCCGGGCGCGCTGCGTAATaagggcaatccacttgctccatgtggcactggtggcatggtgggtggagggaatctttgctttgaacatccaccccagcaccggtagtcggggtgccaggaggagttgcgcTTCTGTACCGATCACCTCCGAGGCGGcctgaactccttcataggctgctaaaatttccttctctgttggagtatagttggcttcagacccccTATAGCTtcgactccaaaatcccagtggtcggccGCGAGTCTCAccaggcactttctgccaaaggctccaggacaaaccatggttcccggctgcagagtaaagcacattcttcacatctggtcctgtcctgactgggccaagggctactgcatgggcaatctcctgcttgatctgggtgaaggcttgttgctgctcagggccccagtggaaatcattcttcttgcgagtgaccaggtagagagggctcacgatctggctatactcaggaatgtgcattctccaaaaacctatggcacctaagaaagcttgtgtttccttcttgctggttggtggagacatcGCTGTGATCTTGTTAATGATatctgtaggaatctgacgccgtccatcttgccacttcactcccaggaactggatctctcgagcaggtcctTTGAccttgctcttcttgatggcaaaaccagctttcaggagaatctggatgattttctcccctttctcaaatacctctgctgctgttttcccccacacaatgatgtcatcaatgtactgcaggtgttctggagcctcacccttttccagtgcagcctggatcagtccatggcagatggtggggctgtgcttccacccctggggcagtcggttccaggtgtactgcacgcccctccaggtgaaagcaaactgaggcctgcattctgctgccagaggaatggagaaaaacgcattgGCAATAtcaatagtggcataccactttgctgccttggactccagctcgtactggagttccagcatgtccggcacagcagcgctcagcggTGGAGTCACCTCATTTAGGGCACGGTAGTCCactgtcaatctccattctccttcggatttacgcacaggccagatggggctgttgaaagGTGAATGGGTTCTgctaaccaccccttggctctccagctcacggatcattttgtggatggggatcacggcatctcgattcgttcggtactgccggcgatgcactgttgaggtcgcaattggcactCGTTGCTCTTCTACCTTCAAaagtcctactgcagatgggttttccgATAGTCCAGGTAAGCTGTTCAATTGCTTGATGCCCCCTGTCTCTACAGCTGCTATtccaaatgcccacctgagtccctttgggtctttgaaatacccacttcggaggaagtctatgcctaaaatacatggggcctctgggccagttaCAATAgactgtttcttccactcatttccagtcaggctgATCTCAGCTTCCACTGAAGTAAAGTCCcgtgatccccctgtcacaccagcaataGAAACAGGTTCTGTCCCCACATAGTTTGATGGGATTAATGTGCACTGCGCACCAGTGTCGACcaaagctttatattcttgtggttctgatgtgccaggccaacgaatccacaccgtccagaaaaTACGGTTTTCCCtagcctctacctggctagaggcagggcccctctaagcctggttatccttctttcctggggcatatgtcttggaggttccttcaaggggatcGAAAAtatcgtcatcatcatcatatatGGCAGTTTGGTTATGggtcactggagctgcttcccttttgGTGAAAATTCCTCTCGGAGTCTTGCTtcccttcaattcacgcacccgcTGTGCCAGATCAGCAGTAGGTTTCGCATCCcatttcctcatattttctccacaatcgcgcaggaagaaccacagctcagctcgtgAGGTGTACCTCCTCTCCCTATCTGAGGGACGTCTGCGTTGGGTACCAGGACCTCTGATCTgtactgcagaaattttaagaaggtcctctttaatctcctcTATCTTGTtctctatattttttcctagtttcTGCACTTGTGCTTCTACTGCTGCAATTCTCAGGTGTGttgggccatgtacagcatctgcatatgctcgGAGCTTCTTTGTCATATCAAGCACAGTCTCCCCACCGTCATCTTGCTTCATTATTGCTACAGCAGAAGCATATTCATCTGGCCCAAGTCTTACAAGTTTTCgccacatcacagatgtacatggtacCAAGTCTGGATTTACAGTATCTAGATCATCCGAGAAGACAATCTCTACCACTGCCATTTCCCTCAAGCGTTGAATTCCTTGCTCTATAGTCTtccactgggtttgctgcatataaagatcatctgcacacaagtatctttgtgctacactgTCCAGAACCCgtgcccagaggctgcgaggattagcccccctcatcattccttgaTCAATggcaggatcatgtgacagggatcccaaatgtCTCGCTTCGCTACCATCCAGAATTgtagcctcccctgcagcatcccaaagacggaccaaccaactaattatagactcATCAGGTCGTCGAGTgtaatccttccttaggccaCGAAGGTCCTTCAGGGAATAGGACTCAGTAGTGGCTTCTGATCCTGCATCAGTTGCCTTAACTTCGGCTTTTGTGTCAGTAATTAGctttgagggtccttctcctggatcatcatcatcagtcCCTGGCCGGtcagttttgcttctcttctttcccgCAGCAACTGCCAGTGGTTTAGGTtcactgtctggtttagctacAGCCTGAGTAACTGGGGGGTTGGCTGCGgactgagtgactgggattgctgctggtttatctccctgcccccctgctTCTGTCTGCTGGCCTACAGTATCTAGCAGTGTGCGATAAGCATAAGCCAGAGCCCAGCTTAttgcaatgatccttttctccttagagtcatcatggcacttctctttcaggtatttccctACCTcatctgggttctgaatttgttcacttggaaaatcccactctacagggtcagaaaattccttcagggtCTGGCctattttctcccattctccACACCACTTAGGATTTTCCACATCTGGATGAGGGGTTTCATCAGTCCCTCtggatttttcagccttcacTCTAGAGAAACTGCAGGCTGTATAAAGGAAGTTTCCCAGGGAGTTTCCCAgaataaataccagaaagagggtctctttaacattcaggggaGACTGAACATTCCCAAAAAATGACATAACAGattcaaaagagaagaaggaaaggaggggttggaaaacctcatcctctgctcctcctctaacaaaccaggtgcaattactaataaactCCCAGAACATCCTACTGGAACTAGGATGCAGGGTAGGGTGAAAAAACCATAAAGCATACATATTTCGAACAGAATCCAGTATCTTTACAAGCGCCTTATAAATCACTATTGCCAAGGCCAGCACAATAGCTATTTTAATCTGTGCTCTTCTACTGTAAAAACCACGTGTAAGGGACAATCCTAGTGACCAGAAAAGTACTAAAACCTCAAAAAGGCCTAGTGACCAGAACCACATGAAGGCCTCCACCCCAAGAGACATTATGGATGTAAGCAACATGGCTACTGGGTGCTTTAGCCcactacaaaacaaacacaaccagcATGCAATCAGTAGAggaataaaggttttttccactttctcgaGCCCCACGTTGGGCgccaaaataatgtatttgtcctggttcagggcaagtctggggaaagaattcccctcccccccacaaaagggttcctttaggaaagcagagtcaattggcccctcccccagccggttcgggagaaaatacctctggaggaaaaaagtggaaaaaacctgtttattacacaagagaacttagacaatattaaacaataggacttcttgccactccaagagagacaaattcagagcaaatcccccgggctgcagctcagctcactcagtctctgaccagtccttccagcgctggcaatgccgcggcccaggcccggcccgctgggccacagatgtgagctgctgatgctcttctggtgttcagtccagagcaggtccagagaaagggaaaaaaaccacagtccagggaacttctctgcctcagctagctaaaactaactagaaaaaagcaaaggagagctctgtctcgctgtccgtccgtccgcaGATAACACCGTcccggagcaggaatgtggaggagggagtgagtttttgaaaacaaaccctgagcttcttccctcctcctttcactcttggaacaagacttcaacataaacagggcagacgattggggataaaggcatcatacagccaccctaggacagTATCTCAAAGCATTATTGAGCCCCACTGAGAGTCAATACAAAGCTCTCAAGGGACTCGTTAAAGCAGATAATTTGGGCCAGGATTGCACAAACCTCTCACAGAGTCTGTATCCAAAGGGAAACACCAAGTACCTTAAAAGAACTGAAGTACCTTGAAGCATTAATGAGCCCCACTGAGTGTTGTTCCTGACAAAGCCTCTCCAGGGACTAATTACAGCAGATAATTGGAGGCCATGATTGCAGAAAGCTCTCAGAGACTGCAAGGCAAAAGCCAAAGCCAAAGTCCTTTGAAaaacctgcagtgcctgggagcattgtggagcccccagggccattcctgagcaaggctccccagggactccttccagcagatccttgaggccactgggatgtgggctagggggggatgctgagggcaggacaaggggctgacagagcccagcctggctggggctgtgccaggaggcccCAGGGCCTCAGGACAAGGTGTCTCCTGACAGCCCTTGGtggcacagaccctgctgtgccccaggccaCCAAGACTTGGCTTCTCTTTGTCCCCACCTGTCATCAGTGCCTCcagttctctgctctgcctggggcctggggacactttcTCACTCGTGTCCCTCAGTGGGACCCATTAAAAGTCAAAGAAACTTTGGAGTTCGATTCTGACTTGGAGTTCTGGAGaggtttctgcagctgcctctcaGGGCCTGATGTTCAAGGCCTGAGCACAAAGCCCCAGAGGCTCATTCAAgtccttgtgctgtgtctgtgctgctgagctgggccggGCTCCTGGCACTGAGGGTGATGCTGGTAACCAAGAAGagcttcaaaagcacatttctctggatgagcagctcttctcccagcccagcagggctgggacactgcctgcagccagcgcgggcacagcccagaggcacagagagcttcaatcagtcagggctgggaaggtgctgagaagtgcctggggcagaatcactgccagcccttggcacaggaacctctggctgcaggacaatgcagctgcagctcctgcagtgatcTCCTCAAGCTGGAACATGCCAATGCCCACAGACCCTGTGAGTACATTCTCTGATGGTCTcttgtgcagagcagccaggggtgcccagggctgtcctgcagagcagggtcctgcagcccagggcgctgtgctgggccagggactctgctgcctgccagggacagctctcagccggcccggggagctgctgccagcgcTGGCCAGAAGCTGTGGGGGGAAGGAGCcaccctgagcagggcaggtgctgctgctgcgagctgctggctggggcagggctgctcccagctccagaccagcctgggcacagctccggAGGACACTTCCCAATGAAGGTAAGCCTGGGATTCCTGTAAAGCTCAGGAGCTTTCCTGAGAGTGTTTTCAATTTCCTGCTTGGAGAAGGATGGGAACGTTGGTGTGGTGACAAAAAGATTTCTGCTtttgatacatttttatatattcatagCTCTATAAATTACTATTATATAGTTATAAAGCTATAATCCTTACTTTAGGCTATTAAACTCTTAATTAACTCTATTAAACTACTATTATATACTTCGATCAATACAATCCTTAATTAACTCTATTACATTTCCTATCCTTTCTCTTAGATTTTAGAACAATAACCTGTCTAAATACATTCCTGAAATACTGTATAGTCTTATTATCAGGAAGAGGACCTACACAAAGAACATTTGGGTTGTTGACCAGAATATGAGCAGTCATAACAAAAAGTGTGGCAAAGTAGCCCTTGGACCTACTTCAATGGGTTGAGCCAGGAGTATGTCACTGGGACAACTGAATCTCCTATTGGATGTTCCTGTTAAATATTCTCATTAATCAACCTTTATAAATTGTTGAAATCAGGAGCCGATTGAGGCTCATTTCCACTGGGACACCTGGAAGCTTCCAATAAAGCTCTGGTTTTTACTTTACTGTTCTAACTCTGttgcaaggtttttttttttttctcttttgatcaTAGACAGCAGGGGGatgagagaagcagaacaggAATTGTAATCCCAGAATGACAGAAcattctgagttgaaagggacacACAGGATCCTCAAAGGAATGTTTGAACATTTACAGAGACTCCAGAACTGTGACTTTGGGTGGTCAgtctccctgctggcagcctccCAAAGGGCCTTCAGccactgctcagccctggacagcagcagcaccaccttggcagggcccagcagggctctcctgagctgcccttgcccagctgcacacagaccctgccccagccagggcccTGCACACAGGCAGGTTTCTGTAGGGCTGAGCCGAGGGCACACGGGGTGGGATGGGCTCTGTGAGCGCTGGCAGGGACAAGGCACCTCTCAGGAGGGAATGTCCAGGCCCAGGGAGATGCTCGGGGAAGGAGAGGGGGCtgaacagagcagtgctgggggaaaaagcccacccagcccctcacctgccctCAGCCACAGGGAATCCTTTGCCTCTCCCATCTCGCAGTGCCAAACTCTGAGtgcagcaggaatgctggggATTTCTGACCTCAGAGAGCCAGCAATGATGTGTGGGTAGGAAAACAATTCCTAAAACCAACTCCTGCCATCTATTTCCCTTAGAAGTGTGACCACAGATGGTACCAAGCCTTTCTGCAGTAGGAGTGACTCCCCTGACAAATCCTGAATATCCAGCCTTGTCCTTCTGCCACATGGCCACaaacccagggcagcagggcagggatggctcctTGAGAGCCCCCAcgcacagccctggctgctcctggcacactcagccagcacagctggagctcaggcagGGACCTGGGTGAAGGATTGCCCAGAGCAGGAACAAGGGTGGGTGagtcccagcaggacaggctaCAGGGAATGGCCCAGGTTTGGCTCCAAGCAGCCTGTCCTGACTTGTCACTGTCCTTTCTCCATGAACAGGTGCCcatgtgcagccacagccaatgtccaacagcagctccatcagccacttcctcctgctggcactggcagagacgcggcagctgcagctcctgcacttctgcctcttgctgggcatctccctggctgccctcctgggcaacgGCCTCATCATCAGCGCCGTAGCCTGcggccaccacctgcacacgcccatgttcttcttcctgctcaacctggccctcagccacctgggctccatctgcaccactgtccccaaagccatgcacaattccctctggggtaccagcaccatctcctacACAGGATGTGCTGTTCAAGTTTTTATGCTTATCTTCTTCCTTGGATCAGAGTTTTCCCTCCTGACCATCATGTGCTACGACCGCTACGTGTCCAtctgcaaacccctgcactacgggaccctcctgggcagcagagcttgtgcccacatggcagcagctgcctgggccagtgccTTTCTCAATGCTCTCATGCACACGGCcaatacattttccctgcccctgtgccagggcaatGCCCTGGGCCAGTTCTTCTGTGATATCCCACAGATCCTCAAgctctcctgctccaaatcctgTCTCAGGAAATTTGGGCTCATTGCAGTTAGTGGATGTTTATCATTTAGttgttttgtgttcattgtTTTCTGCTATGTGCAGATCTTCAGGGCCATGCTGaggatcccctctgagcagggacggcacaaagccttttccacctgcctccctcacctggctgtGGTCTCCCTGTTTGTCAGCACTGCATTGTTCAGCTACCTGAAGCCCCCTTCCatgtcctccccatccctggatctgACCCTGTCAGTTCTGTACTCGGTGGTGCCTCCATCCCTGAACCCCCTCATCTACAGCCTGAGGAACCAGGAGCTCAAGGCTGCAGTGAGGAGACTGATGACTGGATGCTTTCAGGAACATTAAACTGCTGGCCAATTTCGGCAAATCACTTGTAATAAAAGTCGTCTTTTATACATCTTGTTGGTTTCATTTTGGAggttcttttcctttgttttagtttttccaTGTTGTCCAAAAAGAACTATCATTTTTAGtaccatttctcattttgtttctctccacaTTCCCTATGGCCACAGACTGTGTCAATGAGGGGCTGCACTCTCCGTGTCTTTAAAGGAACTCAAGGATCTCCCAGCAGAATTTTCTGCAGAGATGcccttttgttgccttctctggagctgcagcagcaatgtctgtgtgcagagctgggggcagatcagtgctggcacagcagctgtgcccagcagcagcagcagcacttggtgttgccagtgctgctcccgtggccctgccccgctgccctggtggccctggtgttgctgcagggcctgagtgCTCTCGGGGCTGGGCACAGTACTGGAggtggcagtgccggggctgcagcagggacaggccatgggcactgctggggcagcgctgacgcctcaggccagggcctgggggctccaggctccTTGCCCAGGCTCTCTCAAGAACACGGCCAGGCcaatgctcagcacagaaaacccccttgagcagccccaggctggccgtgggcaggctgggggcaaacagcacggctggtgctctgccagggccctgggggagacgggaaggagcagcagagcaggggctgatccatccccagtgcgctgcacagcccagggcagcgtCCCAGAGCGTCCTCATGGAGCTGCCAACAACatcccccctctgcagccctggcctctcccccagctcacacaggtgcCGCATCCTTGCAGGCACAAACACGGCAGCGCTGGCTCAGGAGCCCCTGTTTGCATTGCACACAGCAGGCGGGAGCACccccgtgctgctgctgtggggacatgAACCTGAGGGAGCACAAATGCCAtcagcccctggggccaggaagggctgggggacgCCAGGGAAACCactcagctttgtcctggcctctgcactcagccagaaagtttgttcccatcagctgggactttcctgtcccactgcagacgctgttgctcagagccagggctgcctggcagccacccCCAAAATGCCCTGAGCATTTCTTGGCTTCACCTTTGCTTTCCTTACTCTTCCTGCTGCAGATTTCTTCCTCTTGCCCACCCCTGTTCCCTCCCCTGCACACAGCTCATCCCTTTGTGTCACCTTTGTGTCGCCTTacctcccctgagcctcctcttctccaggatcaacaaccccagctccctcagccgttcctcacaggacttgtgctccagacccctcaccagccttgttgcccttctctagACACGCttcagcccctccatgtccttcctaaattggggggcccagagctggacacagcactcgaggtgctGCCcaagcagtgcccagcacaggggaagaatcactgccctgctcctgctggccacaccattcctgatccaggccaggagccattggccttcttggccacctgggcacacggctggctcatgtccagcctgctgtccatcagtccctgcaggtccctttctgcctggctgctgtccaCCCCCTCTGTCTCCAGCCTGGAGCgctgcaggggttgttgtggccaaagtgcaggacccggcacttggacttgttaaacCTCACCTTGTTGGATTTGggccctggatccagcctgtccagggccctgtgcagagccctcctaccctccagcagatccacattcaacccagcttggtgtcatctgcaaatttggtGATGGTGGGCTCGATCCCCTCAGCCAGATCATCAGTGAAGACGTGAAACAGGACTGGGCCCAGCACAGATccctgggggacagcagcagggactggaCACCAGCTGCATGCAGCACCATccccaccactctctgggcccagcctccagccagctcttccatctcccagccaggagggaaCCTGCccaagccgtgggctgcagcttttccagggaatgctgtcagagacagtgtcaaaggctttgaTGAAGTGCAGATggacacatccacagcctttcccacatCCACAGCTGGGTCACCTGGttataaaaggagatcaggttgctcaggcaggacctgcccctCTCAAATCCACGCTGGCTGGCTCTGACCCCTCGGCCATCCTGTGGGTGCCCTGTGATGGCTCTCAAGGTGATCTGTTCCAGAACCTTGCCGGGCaccgaggtcaggctgacaggcctggagttccccagatcctccttccagcccttcttgggGATGGGCTCACACTGGCACCTCCAGTGCtctggcacctccctgctgagccaggactgatgggaaatgatggagagcagcttggggagctcatcctccagctccctcatccccctaggatggatcccatcccatcccatccaccTGTGAGCATCTGAGTGGCTCAGCAGGTCaccagctgcttcctcctggattacagggggctgttctgctccctgtgcccatctgCCAGCTCAGGAGAACTCTTGTCCTGCGGACAACCTGTCCTAATATTCAAAATTGAGACAAACAAGGTGTTAAGTAGCTCAACCTTTTCCTTATCTTTAGTTACTCTATTCTCCACCGGATCCAATGAAAAGTAGAGGTTCTCCTTATCCCAGGTTTtgctattaatttatttataggAATTTTTTCTATAACATATATAACATTTGCTATAAATTTTTTCagagacaatttttttattattttttagagAAGTGGCCAGGTTAATCTCTAATTGAGATTTCAcctctcagcttttctttctgcttgaCCTAACAACATCCTCAAACATTTCCGAAGTCGCCTGACCTTCTGTCCAAAGTTAATGCACCCTCTTCTTTTCCCTAGAGTGCCTACCAAACCTCCATGGGCAGCCAGGGCAGTCATTTTCCTCACCAGCTCATCTTTTGccacactgggacaggctgctccttcccccttAACATTACTTTCTTGAAATGTGTCCATCCTCCCTGGacccttttgtttttaagggctgtttcccttaaaaaaatcagtacctGATTCAGTACTCTCCAGATCTCCATTctaaataggccaaagtctACCCTGCCTAATTCCAGTGTGGCAGTTTTGTTGCTGCCCCTCCTTCTTTCACAGTACAATGAAAACTTGATTATTTCATGGTCACTGTGCCCCAGGCAGCCTCTGACCCCCACATCTGccaccagcccttctctgttcatattctgtattttgcacaCATATTCATTGATTGTCCTGGACTAAACATACATCTGATaatcatttccccaaaatcattaacatat
This Vidua chalybeata isolate OUT-0048 chromosome W unlocalized genomic scaffold, bVidCha1 merged haplotype SUPER_W_unloc_5, whole genome shotgun sequence DNA region includes the following protein-coding sequences:
- the LOC128782908 gene encoding uncharacterized protein LOC128782908 isoform X1, yielding MHIPEYSQIVSPLYLVTRKKNDFHWGPEQQQAFTQIKQEIAHAVALGPVRTGPDVKNVLYSAAGNHGLSWSLWQKVPGETRGRPLGFWSRSYRGSEANYTPTEKEILAAYEGVQAASEVIGTEAQLLLAPRLPVLGWMFKAKIPSTHHATSATWSKWIALITQRARIGKLNRPGILEIITNWPEGENFSLADEEEEVAHAEEAPPYNQLPAEETHYALFTDGSCRIVGMKRKWKAAVWSPTRRVAEATEGEGGSSQFAELKAVQLALDIAEREKWPKLYLYTDSWMVANALWGWLERWKKANWQRRGKPIWAADEWKNIATRVEKLPVKVRHVDAHVPKSRANEEHQNNQQVDRAAKIGVSKIDLDWQHKGELFLARWAHDASGHQGRDATFKWARDRGVDLTMDSISQVIHDCETCATIKQAKRVKPLWYGGRWSKYKYGEAWQIDYITLPQTRHGKRYVLTMVEATTGWLETYPVPHATARNTILGLEKQILWRHGTPERIESDNGTHFKNSLINTWAREHGIEWVYHIPYHAPAAGKVERYNGLLKTTLKALGGGSLKNWEQNLAKATWLVNTRGSTSRWGPAQSQLLNIVDGDKVPVVHVRGLLGKTVWINSASSTDKPIRGIVFAQGPGCTWWIMQRDGRTRCVPQGDLIVG
- the LOC128782908 gene encoding uncharacterized protein LOC128782908 isoform X3, which encodes MHIPEYSQIVSPLYLVTRKKNDFHWGPEQQQAFTQIKQEIAHAVALGPVRTGPDVKNVLYSAAGNHGLSWSLWQKVPGETRGRPLGFWSRSYRGSEANYTPTEKEILAAYEGVQAASEVIGTEAQLLLAPRLPVLGWMFKAKIPSTHHATSATWSKWIALITQRARIGKLNRPGILEIITNWPEGENFSLADEEEEVAHAEEAPPYNQLPAEETHYALFTDGSCRIVGMKRKWKAAVWSPTRRVAEATEGEGGSSQFAELKAVQLALDIAEREKWPKLYLYTDSWMVANALWGWLERWKKANWQRRGKPIWAADEWKNIATRVEKLPVKVRHVDAHVPKSRANEEHQNNQQVDRAAKIGVSKIDLDWQHKGELFLARWAHDASGHQGRDATFKWARDRGVDLTMDSISQVIHDCETCATIKQAKRVKPLWYGGRWSKYKYGEAWQIDYITLPQTRHGKRYVLTMVEATTGWLETYPVPHATARNTILGLEKQILWRHGTPERIESDNGTHFKNSLINTWAREHGIEWVYHIPYHAPAAGKVES
- the LOC128782908 gene encoding uncharacterized protein LOC128782908 isoform X2, with the translated sequence MHIPEYSQIVSPLYLVTRKKNDFHWGPEQQQAFTQIKQEIAHAVALGPVRTGPDVKNVLYSAAGNHGLSWSLWQKVPGETRGRPLGFWSRSYRGSEANYTPTEKEILAAYEGVQAASEVIGTEAQLLLAPRLPVLGWMFKAKIPSTHHATSATWSKWIALITQRARIGKLNRPGILEIITNWPEGENFSLADEEEEVAHAEEAPPYNQLPAEETHYALFTDGSCRIVGMKRKWKAAVWSPTRRVAEATEGEGGSSQFAELKAVQLALDIAEREKWPKLYLYTDSWMVANALWGWLERWKKANWQRRGKPIWAADEWKNIATRVEKLPVKVRHVDAHVPKSRANEEHQNNQQVDRAAKIGVSKIDLDWQHKGELFLARWAHDASGHQGRDATFKWARDRGVDLTMDSISQVIHDCETCATIKQAKRVKPLWYGGRWSKYKYGEAWQIDYITLPQTRHGKRYVLTMVEATTGWLETYPVPHATARNTILGLEKQILWRHGTPERIESDNGTHFKNSLINTWAREHGIEWVYHIPYHAPAAGKVERDQVVHGG
- the LOC128782937 gene encoding olfactory receptor 14J1-like isoform X1, with the translated sequence MLGISDLREPAMMCAHVQPQPMSNSSSISHFLLLALAETRQLQLLHFCLLLGISLAALLGNGLIISAVACGHHLHTPMFFFLLNLALSHLGSICTTVPKAMHNSLWGTSTISYTGCAVQVFMLIFFLGSEFSLLTIMCYDRYVSICKPLHYGTLLGSRACAHMAAAAWASAFLNALMHTANTFSLPLCQGNALGQFFCDIPQILKLSCSKSCLRKFGLIAVSGCLSFSCFVFIVFCYVQIFRAMLRIPSEQGRHKAFSTCLPHLAVVSLFVSTALFSYLKPPSMSSPSLDLTLSVLYSVVPPSLNPLIYSLRNQELKAAVRRLMTGCFQEH
- the LOC128782937 gene encoding olfactory receptor 14J1-like isoform X2; the encoded protein is MSNSSSISHFLLLALAETRQLQLLHFCLLLGISLAALLGNGLIISAVACGHHLHTPMFFFLLNLALSHLGSICTTVPKAMHNSLWGTSTISYTGCAVQVFMLIFFLGSEFSLLTIMCYDRYVSICKPLHYGTLLGSRACAHMAAAAWASAFLNALMHTANTFSLPLCQGNALGQFFCDIPQILKLSCSKSCLRKFGLIAVSGCLSFSCFVFIVFCYVQIFRAMLRIPSEQGRHKAFSTCLPHLAVVSLFVSTALFSYLKPPSMSSPSLDLTLSVLYSVVPPSLNPLIYSLRNQELKAAVRRLMTGCFQEH